GTACACAATTAtagctgttttatttaaatggattgtTAGACACCATTCTTCTTGGGTTTTTGTTAATGAAGATGTCGACAATTTTCTTGTAGTCTAGGGGAATATCTCTGTGAATTTGGAGAAGAGTAAGGGCGTTTAACCGGTCCTGTCCCATAGTACTTCTCTGGGACGATTTAATACGTTTTATTGCTGAGTTTCCTCGTTCAACAGAAGCACTCGACACAGGAATAAGTAATAGAAGAGTAATTATTCTGTGAATATTATGTACTACATAAACCGAGTCTTACACAAGAAGTCCACTCGTACACAAGTTGAGCcgttcctattttttttttaattactaaacTATATCGAATGAAATAACACTTCTACATGAATATGCCTACAAATCataaatctttgtatttttcattttacaaattgaatttaatattaaagtaaagCATGACTTTATatgatcagaaaaaaatcatccacaaaaaaaaaaaaaaaatcaaacggggggggggggggggcgcccGGCGCGCCGGCGCTGGATCCGCCACTGATATAAGATACTTGCATGATTAATTGCAATTTGTTCTTACaaaaatgcaaatttatttaacatatatttaaggGAACACAAATCTGAAGCTCATTTCACGGTTTCGTTTTACAtattcaaatctaaaaaaaattgaaggcCTCTGATTGCATCGCTCCCTGGACCCTCTGAACATAGCTGGGATTTCTatgctccccccccccttctacGTATACTAGTATGTTCTTCAAACCGCCAAATTTCCCCTAAACCTTCCCCccttctttttgaaatatttctgtaTCCGTGTCTGTTTTGCCTCAGTCCTTAACTGTCTCAGACGCTcagtttaaatgtttcatttgcATACCAAGGgtatgtatatatttgataattttgtattatttgtgaaatttcTGGTACCAATCATATCACTATATCGATTCAGGCTAAGATGATTAATGTAGGTTAGAAAcgttatacacatgtacatgaaatttcAAATGGAAAAACATTAGTACGTGTATGAAAGTAAGAGAGGGGGATTGTTTGTAAAGTTGTAAATTGCGCATTGTACATGAAATACTTACCAGAGCTCTTTATAGAACGCTTTAGAAATGCTGTGTTTCCTAGCATTTTTTGCGATCCCCATCCGACTTTCcatgatatattttttgtatttaaacgcGAAAATTTGATGAATCTCTTtatgtaaagaataaaatgttttataaaagtacattaatgtTCAGAAGAGTTAACTTAGAAATGCAATGATTGTAATGCAAATTTTGAATAACCTTtcttattttgtaatttatgttCTTACATAATagtaatgattttttcttttaaggaagaatctattttcaattaattaaatgtataagttaatctttgaaattaagaagcattctaatataaaaaaaaaataattcatgccAAATacaccagctgttgaacttagttatTTTTTTAGCATAGCATTCAAATAGGTATCTCCTATTGTACGAATAACTCTTCCTAGAGTTTTCAAGATGGTAACtgtttgttttgcagatcaattgaacTTGTATCAGAGATAATCGTATTAATTggattttgattatttaattttatgcaaaataataCAAGCTGTTGAACATAGTTTGCATAAGGTAGTGTTTATCTATTTAGGGTTAACAAATTGATTATTGGATATTGTtcataaaatagaaaataattgacagcttttctcttgtttcaCAAATGATTGGGCGTGACctgaatttgttatatttatgaaagaagAGGTGTGAATAAAGTTTGTAAAATGCCTATACACGGACGGACAagataatgaaaatttaatatataatacttggaatatgttgacttaaacaggcgtatacgtgtCATGTTGTAACTTTtctatttacacccacccagtaaatttaaaatttacaacatgacatacgtatcaaaacctccaagtagtgtcattttttaaaacttcaaagtcttttgttttatagagtgggtctgtgctccataatTTTCTCATAGTGTAAATAACGTCTAATTAAAAACTAAGCGATTTCTATCAACAAAAAATGtagagagatgacccactatacattaaaaatatcatttagtatcccaacaattgaacgttttgaaaaaaataatacaagtccgtaaattcgtggccaaagtcacacatattatttaaacagcctactttgttgtgtctgaaatggttCAGTGGTTAGATCACCAGATATAAGCTAACCATTTAAAACTAGGGTTTTGatgttgtgggttcgataccacaaACTTTAAaggcaatatattttttttatcttttgttagatatattagaaccattttaacaagagcttggactttggaaaGTTAAGTCAAACGGCAGTGTGAGGTAGGCCGGTCTGTTTTCATTGTAgaccactcagccatggctctttgaaatcaacaggatttgtctggcttttgaactAAGACTACACAATCAATGTTTATATCGCTTGAAACCAACgacattttaacttgttttggcgcaagaaatagattgttacatcctactgaaagtccaaggtcttgttaaattGAATCTTAAAACTGAATATAGATAGAACTAAAATACACTGTTATGTGGCTGCATGTTTATAGCAAAGCATAACTATGGGGTCAGGAGTTATGTACTCTGACGCACAGCTGAATTAAGTTTCAGAAAAATGAAGGTTCCTTGATTGAAGACATttagtttaatataaataaatgaaagtaCAGTATGATGATCTCTACCATACAATGGTGATTTCAAAAGCCTTCATTGCTCAAAGATTATCTGATCTACCATGTTTTAACACAAAGTTtcaagaagtacatgtatcgtGATATAAATACAATCAGATCACATTATAACTCAGTTGTTTCACTGAATtaatatacaatatgtatagTGTACCTTTAATGGTCCATTGACACCTTAGCATATTAAATGGCACAAATtaagattcatttttttttaaggtaatattAAATCTTCAACACTTGATTTAAAAAACTCGTTCAAAGTGTTGGTCAGGATTAGGCGCAGTTCTCTGGACTGGGCCTGCCGGAATTCTTTGTCCGGGGCGGCGGGGAGGGGCCAGGAACTCAAACATGGACGTAGAGTGCTGGGACAACATGTGGGCCAGTTCACAGGGCATGGGGTCTGACCAGAAAAAGTCATGATTAAGAGCAGTGTCACTGTCTATTCGCTTTGATGGGTCAAGGGTCAACAACTTGTCAATCAGGTCAAGGGCGTACTGATCCTTGACATACACTTTGAGACGGTCCTTCACCTTGCGTTTCTGGCCCTGAGCCAACTCCATCTGTCCAAACATGTCAAGTTTTTCTACATTGGGCCACACCTCCTTTGTGATGGAGCCACACAGCTGACTGATCAGCTGAAGCTGGTGCTGTTCTGTCTTACCCTGCATGATGGGTGTTCTGGTCCACATTTCAGCCATTATACACCCTGCACCCCACAGGTCAATGGGGGGACCATAGTTCCTCTCCCCCAGAAGTAGCTCTGGTGGTCTGTACCACAAGGTGACCACTCTGTTCGTGTAGCGGTTCTGTTTGTCTTTGCCTGCCGTACTGAAGGCTCTTGCAAGTCCAAAGTCTGCCAGTTTCAGAACACCGTGCTTTGTGATGAGTATATTTGCGGCTTTCATGTCTCTGTGTAGAATCTTGTTGCTGTGAATGAAGTACAGACCGTTCAGGAGTTGCTGCATGACTTTCTTGATCTCACCGATGTTAAATTTCACATTTGCATTGCTCAGAAGTCCAGCTAAATCATGCTCACAAAACTCAAAGATCAAGTAGAAGGTACTCTTCATTCTGTTGTATGCAGtggctgaaaataaaaaaaatttaatataatgaagctctcattaaatttttcacattagcatgtgttatgtaatattTACGTTCaccaatatttaaatttacaatcaaatgttcagtttataaataaaaagtttatttttttacctCGAGTTCTGGCGATTTCAATTAAATTCACAACATTTTCATGTCTCAGCAATTGCAGTATCTTTATCTCCCTCAGAGCTGTTATAGGaaactgaaaacaaataaaatgttaacagaCGCATTAAGTAAATGTGTTCATGTGCTTATTATTGATATTGAAtctgtgtacatgtacctttaccAATGTTTGGGTTTGCCCTTATTTGTATACTCCATTAATTTTTGCCCACTGTTATATAGGAACCAGACAAGTCATTGGGTATTGGGAATAGTTTCCTAATTCCAAAAAAGTTGAATTTGGCATGCTTTTGTCTTTGTAATACCTCTCAATTAACTTGAATAAAAATTACCAATGGGAGTGGCATTGTTCCCACTCATGGACATTTGTAAGACAGGGTGAGGAAGTTCAAAATGTCTCTAGGTTGTTATATTGCATGCTGTATCCTAATTCTATAAagtgctgggtttttttaaagtttcctCTCTGTTTACTGTATTGTCAATACCCTGGTACATAACCTGTCCAATTAAAGAGGTCTTCACATTTAACAATTAATTAGTATTATTTCTTCTTTACAGAGATAGCTAGATTATCCTTAAAACTAATCTTTTTGGTTGACATAAAAAGTAAATGATAATCCGACAGAAATGGATTTTGAACATATTGAAAACCTTGTATATTAACAGAATATCTTCATTCtctttaggatttttttttcaatttaaggaTTCGGGTATATATGCAACAATACTGACTAGCAAGAGATGTTAgaatataaaaagaataaatataaattcttcTACTTTTTCCaaacatattcatattttaacaaaaatcttcaatttctttataccgagcgcagcgagaggcgggcgaagcccgcctcgcgaagcgaggattaatggtaacacgtatatataagaaaatcagtgaaaaatgaaagttgaatcaggggtactaaggccaaaaaaaaattcttccagccctgggcgccgccatattggcagccattttgtttttaaaaagttagttcgatcattgattgactggtacttatcgatgtatATTGCCTCTAAACTCGGTTTAaatgttccagtgtttcaatagaaggtaatttgaattaaaataaattaaaaaaagacaacagataagtttcaatagtgctttaatcaagaaacacgactagttctatgtatgtcttatcaaattatcagatggaaaataaaaacattaacatcaaggaACTGGTCTTTTAGAtacttgataaaatatttaatttcattacagcggcattcatatgaatttaattgatgaacaatgaaagaagaaataaaaaaaagttcggaatcacgtaactctcttcggctatttccgaagacaaaacttgaacgttttacgtctgaaatatgacgtcataatgtagactgagcaagCGACGTTTAGTAAAACTTTGGCTATTGATATgtggcggatcctactgtgtgcgtttcaaataaattttgttctacaaaaatcaaactccactgt
The nucleotide sequence above comes from Magallana gigas chromosome 2, xbMagGiga1.1, whole genome shotgun sequence. Encoded proteins:
- the LOC105331277 gene encoding cyclin-dependent kinase 9, which gives rise to MQHGHSTSSSSSQNISGASGGSSGYTGTGLSSYSGKVEDMEFPYCPDANKYEKLAKIGQGTFGEVFKARDRQTRRLVAMKKVLMENEKEGFPITALREIKILQLLRHENVVNLIEIARTRATAYNRMKSTFYLIFEFCEHDLAGLLSNANVKFNIGEIKKVMQQLLNGLYFIHSNKILHRDMKAANILITKHGVLKLADFGLARAFSTAGKDKQNRYTNRVVTLWYRPPELLLGERNYGPPIDLWGAGCIMAEMWTRTPIMQGKTEQHQLQLISQLCGSITKEVWPNVEKLDMFGQMELAQGQKRKVKDRLKVYVKDQYALDLIDKLLTLDPSKRIDSDTALNHDFFWSDPMPCELAHMLSQHSTSMFEFLAPPRRPGQRIPAGPVQRTAPNPDQHFERVF